The DNA sequence CCGGAGCACCGTTTCACCACGAACGTGGTGCAGGGCCCTGCTCCCGGGCAGGTGGTCCTGGTGGGCGGCGGCGACGTCCTCCTGGGCGCGGGGGAGTCGCGGCCCGGACAGGCCATGGGCCATGCCGGCCTGGCCACGCTCGCAGCCCTCACCGTGCAGGCCCTGCAGGCCGCCGGTACCACCGGTGACATCAAGGTCCTGCTGGACGACTCCCTCTTCACCGGCCCTGCACTGAATCCCAACTGGCAGTCCGGCGACGTGGAAGCCGGCGAAATCGCTCCGCTGTACCCGCTGGCGCTCAACTCCGCACGCTTTGATCCCGCCGTAACCACCGGTCCCCGCCCCCAGGACGCGGCCATGGCTGCGGCGGAAGCGTTCGCGGCCCAGCTCCGTGCGGCAGGCGCCGGGGCGGGACTGACGGTGGCGGCCGGCGTCGACCGTTCACCCGGCGCGGCCAAGGCCGGCGCTGCAGCCCTGGCCGGTGTTGACTCGGCCACCGTGGCGGAGCAGGTGGACCTGATGCTGCAGGTCTCGGACAACTACCTTGCCGAAACCATGGGCCGGATGGCCGCGTTGGGCACGGGACGGCCCGGAAGCAATGACGGCGCCATTGCCGCGGTCGCCGCCGAGCTTGCGGCCGCCGGGATCACAGTGGACGCCGTGAAGCTGGTGGATGTGTGCGGCCTGGCCATGGGCAACCAGGTCACGGCCCGCCAGTTCACGGACGTGGTGCGGGTCATGACCACGGGAACGGATGCCAGGCTTCGCGCCGCACTGGACGGATTCCCGGTTGGCGGATTGTCGGGCACGTTGGACACCCGTTACGGGGATGCCACCACCTCGGGCGGCGCCGGGCTGGTCCGCGCAAAGACCGGGACCCTGAATACCGTGCTGGCGCTGAGCGGCTATGTGGTTGACGCCGACGGCCGGCTCCTGGTGTTCTCCTTCATCGGCAACGGCCTGACGCCCGGAGCCGCCGGCAACAAGGTGGCGCTGGACCGGGCAGCTACCGCGCTGGCGGGCTGCGGCTGCCGCTAGCGCGGGCTTGCGGTAGTCCCCAGCAGCGCGGCCATCACGACGGCAGCCAGCACCGACTTCCAGCCCGTGCGCGGGCCGATGGTCAGGGGAGCGATGGGACGGTAGGGGATCATGGTTCCTCCTTCGATGGTTATGGCCGTGGACCGCATGGGCGGCCCTGCCCCGCATAAACGGTGCGGGGCAGCAACGGTTGTGCGGGGGCGGGCCGCTCCTGGACAGGCAGGCTGCCCTGCGGTTTCCAGCCTGCCCGGCGGGTCTGGGACAGCGCTTTCGCCTCCCTGTGCAGGGGCTGTGGAAGTTTCGCCGGTCAGCGAACTTAAGGACGATCCCTGGCCTGCTGTGTTCTGATGGGAACCATGGAGTCCACTGCGCGCGAGTCCGCACCGACGTTGTCCCCGGAAGCCCAGTCCAACCAGGCAGCCCAGTCCAACCAGGCGCAGGCCCTGATCAACTGGGACCTCGCTGCCTCTGCCGCGGCGAGGCTGGCTCCGGCCGGACCCGTGCTCGACGGAAAAGCCATTGGGGA is a window from the Arthrobacter sp. NicSoilC5 genome containing:
- the dacB gene encoding D-alanyl-D-alanine carboxypeptidase/D-alanyl-D-alanine-endopeptidase, producing the protein MTKPTGGEPLRARRSRRSGGITQEAGKSWHLVLATLVLLALAIPAALLVAPGFRGPEAPAPAPAAPAWQQAPATLSAPQVLAPLQPAAPVPAPSAVAAQVEPLLTADGGGTFTGMVQDALTGQVLFDRGGAEGRVPASNLKLLTAVAALRTLGPEHRFTTNVVQGPAPGQVVLVGGGDVLLGAGESRPGQAMGHAGLATLAALTVQALQAAGTTGDIKVLLDDSLFTGPALNPNWQSGDVEAGEIAPLYPLALNSARFDPAVTTGPRPQDAAMAAAEAFAAQLRAAGAGAGLTVAAGVDRSPGAAKAGAAALAGVDSATVAEQVDLMLQVSDNYLAETMGRMAALGTGRPGSNDGAIAAVAAELAAAGITVDAVKLVDVCGLAMGNQVTARQFTDVVRVMTTGTDARLRAALDGFPVGGLSGTLDTRYGDATTSGGAGLVRAKTGTLNTVLALSGYVVDADGRLLVFSFIGNGLTPGAAGNKVALDRAATALAGCGCR